In Xenopus tropicalis strain Nigerian chromosome 5, UCB_Xtro_10.0, whole genome shotgun sequence, one genomic interval encodes:
- the LOC101731884 gene encoding bifunctional glutamate/proline--tRNA ligase-like, which translates to MLCLTKWMLLDLKAQYKAMTGTEYKPVAALSSEDKKHMEKENKFEKQSKQSKDGEGPKKKETSKDQGAILLLEKVKDPKNRPAKLKPLMSISVY; encoded by the exons ATGCTatgtct GACAAAGTGGATGCTTCTGGATTTAAAGGCTCAGTACAAAGCTATGACGGGCACAGAGTACAAACCAGTGGCTGCCCTAAGCTCAGAGGACAAAAAGCACATGGAAAAGGAGAACAAGTTTGAGAAGCAAAGCAAGCAATCAAAGGATGGAGAAGGGCCCAAGAAGAAGGAGACCTCCAAAGATCAAGGGGCAATTCTGCTGCTGGAGAAAGTCAAGGACCCAAAAAACAGACCAGCTAAGTTAAAGCCTTTGATGTCCATTTCTGTATACTGA